The proteins below come from a single Mycolicibacterium sp. TY81 genomic window:
- a CDS encoding MspA family porin translates to MLKRFAVVAAVGMVLPFGAATAAYADPAPVGDEGPPPDTGVVASEEPATVTTPDGWVLTVVAKNETELPVAPLTTAVSSREYLVGGTFTGTVTGKGKTTLNGGTLEAGYQIGCGIELGQVRLVGSIGIATSGSTLAGLLPTGVSVPMSGTVEIHPKPGTVTQVPVDKKSFKSAPVRITLKDTHVKVDGCVGQSFLRSYAVLTSSTSDTDDIVAYYGVTKSV, encoded by the coding sequence ATGTTGAAGCGTTTTGCTGTGGTTGCTGCTGTGGGCATGGTGCTCCCGTTCGGGGCAGCGACCGCTGCGTACGCCGACCCCGCGCCCGTCGGTGACGAGGGCCCGCCGCCGGACACCGGTGTGGTGGCGTCGGAAGAACCGGCGACGGTCACGACGCCCGACGGCTGGGTGCTCACCGTCGTGGCCAAGAACGAGACCGAACTGCCCGTCGCACCGCTCACCACCGCGGTCAGCTCGCGTGAATACCTGGTGGGCGGCACGTTCACCGGGACCGTGACCGGCAAGGGCAAGACCACCCTCAACGGCGGCACGCTGGAGGCCGGCTACCAGATCGGCTGCGGTATCGAGCTGGGCCAGGTGCGTCTGGTCGGGTCGATCGGTATCGCCACCTCCGGGTCGACGCTGGCCGGCCTGCTGCCCACCGGCGTGAGCGTCCCGATGTCGGGCACCGTGGAGATCCACCCGAAGCCGGGCACGGTGACCCAGGTGCCGGTCGACAAGAAGTCCTTCAAGTCGGCGCCGGTGCGCATCACGCTCAAGGACACCCACGTCAAGGTCGACGGTTGCGTCGGTCAGTCGTTCCTGCGGTCGTACGCGGTGCTGACCAGCTCCACCTCGGACACGGACGACATCGTCGCCTACTACGGCGTCACGAAGTCCGTCTGA
- a CDS encoding dihydrolipoamide acetyltransferase family protein — translation MTATHDFLVPDLGEGLEDATITSWAVAVGDTVELNQVLCTVETNKAAVEIPSPYAGVVTELGGAEGQTLAVGAVLVRIATDAPAAAEPAEPKADEPKVEAPKAEEPKATSPQRKPVLVGYGADADLDTTRRRPRAKPRVRKLAADLNVDLTGVAPSGPNGIVTRQDVLASAHQTGDTGFVPVSGVQAEMARRMSVSRKEIPDAHASVQVDCTELLRVRDTLAGADATVTPFVLTLRLLTIALRHHREFNATWVPAEHGASVHLHESVHLGIGVATSRGLLVPVVRDAERLSTRDLAWAVDGLIRSARDGTLKPVELHGSTFTVSNFGALGLDEGVPVINYPEAAILGMGTLKPRAVVRDGEVVARPTMTLTCAFDHRIADGAGAAAFLGELRALIEAPELALLDA, via the coding sequence ATGACCGCGACACACGACTTCCTGGTCCCCGACCTGGGTGAGGGATTGGAAGACGCCACCATCACGTCGTGGGCCGTGGCGGTGGGAGACACCGTCGAACTCAATCAGGTGTTGTGCACCGTCGAGACCAACAAGGCGGCCGTGGAGATCCCCAGCCCGTACGCCGGCGTGGTGACCGAACTCGGCGGGGCCGAAGGGCAGACGCTCGCGGTGGGCGCCGTGCTGGTCCGCATCGCCACCGACGCGCCGGCGGCCGCAGAGCCCGCCGAGCCGAAAGCCGATGAGCCGAAAGTCGAAGCGCCGAAGGCCGAGGAGCCGAAAGCCACTTCGCCACAACGCAAACCCGTGCTCGTGGGCTACGGCGCGGACGCCGATCTCGATACCACCCGCCGCCGGCCCCGGGCCAAGCCGCGGGTGCGCAAGCTGGCGGCCGACCTGAACGTCGACCTGACCGGGGTGGCGCCGTCGGGCCCGAACGGCATCGTCACGCGCCAGGACGTGCTGGCCTCGGCGCACCAGACCGGCGACACCGGCTTCGTTCCGGTCAGTGGTGTGCAGGCCGAGATGGCGCGTCGGATGTCGGTGTCACGCAAGGAGATACCGGACGCGCACGCGTCGGTTCAGGTCGACTGCACCGAGTTGCTGCGGGTTCGCGACACCCTGGCCGGTGCCGATGCCACCGTCACACCGTTCGTGCTGACGCTGCGGCTGCTGACCATCGCGCTGCGGCACCACCGCGAGTTCAACGCCACCTGGGTGCCGGCCGAACACGGCGCGAGCGTGCACCTTCACGAGTCGGTGCACCTCGGCATCGGTGTCGCGACATCGCGTGGGCTGCTGGTGCCGGTGGTCCGGGACGCCGAGCGACTCTCCACCCGCGACCTGGCCTGGGCGGTGGACGGACTGATCCGTTCCGCTCGCGACGGCACGCTGAAACCCGTTGAACTGCATGGCTCGACGTTCACCGTGTCGAACTTCGGCGCGCTGGGTCTGGACGAAGGCGTCCCCGTCATCAACTATCCGGAGGCGGCGATCCTCGGCATGGGGACACTCAAACCCCGGGCCGTCGTGCGCGACGGCGAGGTGGTGGCGCGACCGACCATGACACTCACGTGCGCCTTCGACCATCGGATCGCCGACGGCGCCGGGGCGGCCGCCTTCCTCGGCGAATTGCGGGCGCTCATCGAGGCGCCCGAACTCGCGCTCCTCGACGCCTAG
- a CDS encoding alpha-ketoacid dehydrogenase subunit beta: MTQLIERPPWSGDAEPDEPGRPAGEIATVTTVSMVQAINRALRDAMAADDRVLVFGEDVAQLGGVFRVTDGLHETFGETRCFDTPLAESAIVGIAIGMAIRGMVPVPEIQFDGFAAPAFDQIVSHLAKYRMRTHGDVDMPVTIRIPSFGGIGAVEHHSESTESYWLHTAGLKVVIPSTPSDAYWLLREAISSRDPVIFLEPKRRYWTKGELDTSVPALPIGRAAVRRTGRDVTVITYGSLVDTALAAADLADGHDLEVIDLRSLNPLDFDTVAASIRKTGRAVIMHEGPRTLGFGAELAARISEELFYDLEAPVLRATGFDTPYPPARLEKLWLPGVDRLLDCVHKAMSQP; the protein is encoded by the coding sequence ATGACGCAGCTCATCGAGCGGCCGCCGTGGTCCGGCGACGCGGAGCCCGACGAGCCGGGACGGCCGGCGGGGGAAATTGCCACGGTCACCACAGTGTCGATGGTGCAGGCCATCAACCGCGCGCTCCGTGACGCGATGGCGGCCGACGACCGGGTGCTGGTGTTCGGTGAGGACGTCGCGCAGCTGGGCGGGGTCTTCCGCGTCACCGACGGCCTGCACGAAACCTTCGGGGAAACAAGGTGTTTCGATACACCGCTGGCGGAGTCGGCCATCGTCGGCATCGCGATCGGCATGGCGATCCGGGGCATGGTGCCGGTACCCGAGATTCAGTTCGACGGATTCGCGGCGCCGGCGTTCGACCAGATCGTCAGCCACCTCGCGAAGTACCGGATGCGTACCCATGGCGATGTCGACATGCCGGTGACCATCCGCATCCCGTCGTTCGGCGGTATCGGTGCGGTGGAACATCATTCGGAGTCGACCGAGTCGTACTGGCTGCACACCGCCGGGCTGAAGGTCGTCATCCCCTCGACGCCGTCGGACGCGTATTGGCTGCTGCGCGAGGCCATCTCGTCCCGTGACCCGGTGATCTTCCTCGAGCCCAAACGCCGGTACTGGACCAAGGGCGAGCTGGACACCAGTGTCCCCGCGTTGCCGATCGGGCGGGCCGCGGTGCGGCGCACCGGGCGCGACGTCACCGTCATCACGTACGGCTCGCTGGTCGACACCGCATTGGCCGCAGCGGATCTCGCGGACGGCCACGATCTGGAGGTCATCGACCTGCGGTCACTGAATCCGCTCGACTTCGACACCGTCGCGGCATCGATCCGCAAGACCGGACGCGCGGTGATCATGCACGAGGGACCGCGCACCCTCGGGTTCGGCGCCGAACTGGCCGCCCGGATCTCCGAAGAACTCTTCTATGACCTGGAGGCACCCGTGTTGCGCGCCACCGGCTTTGACACGCCCTATCCGCCCGCCCGGCTGGAGAAACTCTGGCTGCCCGGTGTCGACCGCCTGCTGGACTGCGTGCACAAGGCGATGAGCCAGCCATGA
- a CDS encoding enoyl-CoA hydratase, which translates to MSDLVLTQVIDRVALITVNDPDRRNAVTAEMSAGLRAAINAAEADHGVHAVVVTGAGKAFCAGADLTALGAATVNGLRVIYDGFLAVADCTLPTIAAVNGPAVGAGLNLALAADVRIAGPGAVFDPRFQKLGIHPGGGATWMLQRAIGPQAARAALLFGMKFDADAALRHGLALEVADDPVAAALALAAGPAAAPREVVLATKASMRATDHPGVLDHEQHAKAVDIEIVPQAASIESPEFAARLAAAKQR; encoded by the coding sequence GTGTCCGATCTCGTACTGACGCAGGTCATCGACCGCGTCGCGCTCATCACGGTCAACGATCCCGACCGCCGCAATGCGGTGACCGCGGAGATGTCCGCCGGCCTGCGGGCCGCGATCAACGCCGCTGAGGCCGACCATGGCGTGCACGCCGTGGTCGTGACCGGCGCCGGGAAGGCGTTCTGCGCCGGCGCCGACCTGACCGCGCTCGGCGCCGCGACGGTCAACGGCCTGCGGGTCATCTACGACGGCTTCCTCGCGGTGGCCGACTGCACGCTGCCGACCATCGCCGCGGTGAACGGCCCGGCCGTCGGTGCCGGGCTCAACCTCGCGCTCGCCGCCGATGTCCGGATCGCCGGGCCCGGGGCGGTCTTCGACCCACGGTTCCAGAAGCTCGGGATTCACCCGGGCGGCGGCGCGACCTGGATGCTGCAGCGGGCCATCGGTCCGCAGGCGGCGCGGGCGGCGCTGTTGTTCGGCATGAAGTTCGACGCCGACGCCGCCTTGCGGCACGGCCTGGCGCTCGAGGTCGCCGACGATCCCGTCGCCGCGGCGTTGGCGTTGGCCGCCGGTCCGGCCGCGGCGCCGCGCGAGGTCGTGCTGGCGACCAAGGCCTCGATGCGCGCGACGGACCATCCCGGCGTCCTGGACCACGAGCAGCACGCGAAGGCGGTCGACATCGAGATCGTCCCGCAGGCAGCGTCGATCGAGTCACCGGAATTCGCCGCCCGCCTGGCTGCCGCCAAGCAGCGCTGA